The Gossypium hirsutum isolate 1008001.06 chromosome D07, Gossypium_hirsutum_v2.1, whole genome shotgun sequence genome includes the window atctaacatcaaatatttattttccatcatcaaacaacaaaaagcttgaatattcatcaatggcattttacaaaatcaccatcaaattcaaaaattaaagcatgggctagctagaatacaaagcaacaatctcaaaaacgtaaaaattatcaaaaatcgagctcaaaacatacctcaatcaagaacaacaatggccgaaccctaaaTGAGCAACAATGGCCTTTCTTCTTTTGATTTTCTGTGAGAATGATGAGAAAATAAGCttaaaaattgtttttgttttatttattatacattaatacatagtttaccattttacccttggttattaaaccatttaatcatcaagtataaggccattaatgtccattaatcttatcaatggcataataacatcataagaACCTTTGGTTTAATAAACCATAACAAATAGACActcttaacttatagcatgctactcttacattttacgcaatttagtccttttctctaattaaacatccaaacaataaaattatttcacaaaacttttacacatatataatcacatgttgtaaacacaaaaaataatattaaaataattttacgacctcagatttgtgATTCTAAAACCACTagtctgatttagctaaaaccgggctgttacataagTTATATACCCAACATGTTAATTTTCAGCCTAGTACCATAAGAGAATATGTTTTCAATATATTAAAGCATGAGTCACACGCATAGTGATTCCCTTATTCAAAATTAAGGTAAATCACAACATAAATGTcagaagtgaataaatccataaacgagtCTAAAATAAATTCAACTTGAGTTGTTTTAGTCTAACGTTTTATTAATCTAtacaatcacatctatgtctctttATCTTGTGACAATCCTGCTTTGATAGCCAAGATAAGCTATCTTCCTAATTGGACTTATAGACAACATAATGATTCTTCGTTATTTGAATCATTTACTCAATTTGATTATGTAGACTATAGGCAATTTAGATTACCAACTAAGATATCTTCTCACATTACAATCTGTCATATAATAGAACTTCATATTAGTTGAGCCTTAAGTAATCAAAGAGCTTATATTTGTTTAtacatttttcttaaattaaggacaaacatataaaaactaattaaatgaacATGTGGTAATTTTACGTATTCAACTAATCTaaaaaattacaaacaattacgACGAAACCACTACACTAAAAGCACAAATTCTAACACAAACTTAATCAATTTATCATCCAACATCTTTGTGACCCTAAAAAATCTATTACCATACTTACAAGTAcatccaattttttttatcatttttgtattGTTCTCAATATTTTATACTTGCTATACCAAAAAAGAAATGCTAAAATCATGTACAATATTTAATTTTcctataacaaaataataatgccttgaataataaaactttatATCTGGATTATTTTGAAACATGAGCAACATGTATCTAATTTTGATGtactttttttcattctctttcttGCACATCTTTGTTTCGCAAATCATGCCCCTTTTGTTACCCATTCTTGATAAATGAATGTACGTAAGATTCAAAGGCACAAGAGAAAACTATACATTCAACTTTGATATCCTCATAAAAGATcaaatgaaagagaaaaaaaatcagaaaacaaataaatactaaaataaaataggTTGAAAGGTATATAAGTCCTGAACTTTGGcggaaaaaatcaattaagcctctttatgaaaaaaaaagtattgaATTTAGGCATTAAACTCTCAAATTGCatcaattaagttttttaatCAACAATTTCTGTCTTTGACTGCTAGAACACTGATATGGTCATTAATATTGCTAACGcgacaaaatttattttcttttaaaaataaaaaaaatgttatttaaaaCTTTTTGACTAGGATGTACCTAGACATATGGTCGTCCAAGTTAGATTCATTTCAGacttaaattttctaaaatacaaaaaatttatttttttaaaaatatttatatatttgtaaaatattattaaaatttataaaaaatactaaacaaattcaaaaatattaaaaaattaataaaaatcatttaaaatttaagtacAAAATGAATTTGGAATATGGTTTGAGACAACCATAAGTCCAGATTCATTCAAGAggatttttctaaattatataaagCTTAAAAAAGGTTTAATAGTATTATAAGCCTtcgaaatttttcaaaatatcaatttaagcCCCTCCGAACTTTTTGCACCCAATTGAGCCACTGAACTAACAAAATCAGTCAAATAGGCCCTTTGCCTAATGTTGACCATTATATTTAACGGCATCAATGACATGGGTGTTAAGAGACACCATTTTAGTACCGTTTACTGACGTGGTAGTGCCACATCATCATCAAATGCTAATGTGACAGTGATACgtcagcaaaaaaataaaaaataattattttaaaataagtataCAATGAATCTAGACAACCTATTGTCTAGATTAATTCTAGaattataaaaacatagaaaaaattataaaaaaatcattaaaacttattaaaacttataataattattagaaattaattaaaaaccataaaatttagaaaaaaaaataatttataaaaatttttaggaaattaattaaaaaccaaaaaattttataaaaaatatttttttccaaaattttataaaaaattatttttctcatttttattaaattatttgactaATATAAATTgtgtttgtaaaaaaatatttttataaaattgtatggtttttaattaatttctaacaattttctaaattatttttctaaaattttatggtttttaataaattatttttaaataaattttacgatttttaattcatttataataattattataattttaatcaattttaatgactttttataatttttataaacttttctatgtttttataattCTAAACTTGAATCTAGATCGTCCAAATTCATTTTGTACttatttaaaagtaattttaaaataaatttttattttttgttgatgtGGCTGATGTGGCACAATCATGTCAACAAATGATGCTAACATGGCACCATTAACGGCCACATCAACATTGTTGTTAAATATTAACAACGTTAGTCGTTAGTCAGAGAGTCTATTTGGCCTGTTTTGTTAGTTTAAATGCTCAATTTGGTGCAAAAAGTTTGGAGAGAcctaattgttttaaaaaagttTGAGGGCTTAAAATACCATTAAGcctttaaaaaatattgaaaattatatttctttaaaaatatgatatgtgtatcaatattttaattctattggTACCTTTTaggatatataaaaaataaaaaaaaattatttcagaaaataaataagtataaataaaacttaattttttttaattttacgtgtaaaatgtttttttaaatgtgAATATATCCAATTAAAAGAATgtgtataaattattatttttacatgtgTAGCCTAAAATGTTCAGATAATTggacatatttatacttttttttttactttgcatgttcaattaataaaattaacatttatttttatatatttattgatttatttattttctaaaatattttttatttttatatagtttagaaggcaccaattgaattaaaacatTGATAAGCATCTCATATTGTCAAAGattatttttttggtattttctaaattttatataagtTAGAAAAATCTTCttgaatgaatttaacatatgAGTGTCCAAATTTAGTTTAATACTAAACAACAATATGTCCAAATATATTATAGAatgaacttttaaataattttttttattaattttttgttttttttttaacttttgaattttatttcatattttataaatttcaataatgtgtacaaatttatagattttttaaaaatatttttctttatatttttataaaaatcaaatcaCTCGGACAATCATTTGTTCAAGTTCTtccaatcaaattttaaatattttaaaaaaataatttttttttacagagCACGATGTTAGCACCATTAATGAGCGCTATAatagttaaaaacaaaaaaacgTTGATTAATAGGCTTAATGCAATTTGAAAGTTTGAGAGTTTAATTGAATACATTTTTGTAAAgggatttaattaaatttttcggCAAAGTTCAAGGGCTTAGATGCCCTTTTGccaataaattatatttattcacCTTCGGTTTAAGAAAATTGCAAAAAGAAACTtaacaaaaaaacaaatattaaaacataatataaatgcaaaataataataataatagtaataataataacctcAGAAATTTCTTCTCATTCTCCCTCAGCTAATAACAAGCAAAATGGAAATGTATGATTTCCTTGGCCCTCAGTGATTTGTTTCTTCTAGGATCAAAAGACAATTCTTTCAAGTCTATTTCTACTACATCCTCGTGTTCTTATAACCACCATTGCTTGCGTCCCACCAAGAACTCTCAATGATACGGGACAGGGGCCCTTCTTCCTCCAACCAAGGGCTCTCATGGAGCATTTTATGAACTTTCCACATTTGGTCCCCCAATTTCATGTTTCTCTTTATTTATTGACAGCATACCGTGGATgaatttcttcctttttcttcatATATCAAAATTCGTATTTCTTCTCTACCTTTTCATTTACTGCCATTTTAAGTGGTAAATGATTTAGAAGATTCAAAAGAGTTTCCCATATGACATCATCAATGATGAAACTTTGTTTTCCGCGCTTTTATTCTCACTGTTTATGTCTGCACGATCCGCACAAGAAACATTGGCACCTTCGACACCATATAAATTTCTGTTCTTTTGAGGAAGTCAGCTGCCCAGGCAGTTTCCTACCCTTCTTTTTCATCAAAAGGATCAAAGATTTGGAAATACAGCTTTAAAAGGATTCTCCGTCCCAGTTTAATTTGGAAACATATCAAACAATCATTCATCAACACAGCAGGAAATGGAAAGGGATCAGTTTGAATTTATGAAAAATCTGactgtaaaaatataattactacAATGAATTCATTGCGTGCTCTCTAACCTGGACATTGGCAGTGCAGTCTCATTCtaataatattcacaaaattaaatttcCTAAGCCTTTTTTGCCCATAAGAATCATTGCTATCTGGTTTCATCTGTAAGCCCTATAGAATACATGCACTTTTTTATCTACTGCCAACAAAAACCATAAAAAGAAATAGCCCCCCTAGCCACATCAGCAGACAGACCATGGAAAAGACAGGGGAAGAAAGAAATGGGAGATAAGACCTATCTACAAATGCCTCTACATCTATCTATCTGTCTCCATCTTCCTAACTCTCTGTTCTAGACCAGCTGTAATATACACAATCCCAACCCCCCCCCCCCCACCCtccaaaaatttaaataaaacaaaactagGAACAAACCAAAAAGGTCCATTCTTTTCCTGTGAATTTCTAACCTGCTGCAAATAGCAACCTCCGGTTTCAGACACTGCTACGCCCAAATGGATGGAATAACCAACATCATCTGCATttaagcaaaaaaagaaaaacccagcTCAATTAGTGTCCACTCTCTATTCAAGTTAAGTCTAGATACCAAAGAAACAAACATACGGAAAGATATAGAGGATGAAGCAACAACTGAAACAGCTGGCACTAAAAAGTAACCATCCATAAAATAAGTTCGAGATTTAGGCCTTCCATCAAGAGAGTGCATGTGAGAGGGAAATAGTCAGAGAAAAGCTTTAACAAACCAATTAAGCAAAGAGGGGCTACCATTTATCATCATTATAATTTACAAAAACATGATAATTCTACATGCTCATATTTTTGCCTAAAGTATTCCAATCTAACATATAATAACACCATATGGCATCTGCTTAAATCTGTAAATCGGTATTTACCTGTACACAGGGGTTACAAGAGCTTCCATACCAATCATAGCAAGACCCACTGCCGTTGGAACTGCATCATCACTAGATTGCTTCATTCCATCTTAAAATTAAAAGGCTTGTGATACAGGCTGCCCTGCACTGCTTGCAGAATCAGGCTTGCTGTTGTTATTAGTGGCTACCGCTGCGATGGCAGCTGTTGGGAAGAATTACGCTAATCTTGTTGTGACTGCTCTTGTGATTGGAAGTGTTGTTGAGTAGGTGGTGGTATATGAGATCGTTGTGTCTGTGGCTGTTGCGTCCACTGTGCCCCAACATTATTCTTGTCAGGGGGTAAGCAACCCGATAATTGTCTCTGCCCTAACCCTTGGCTGACAAGAGGTACAGGATCATTACCCATTGAATCTGTAAGAGGGCTCCCTATGGATCCAACTTCAGTGGCCACAGTTGGCATAGCAGGACCATACTCTGGTTCTGGTGATTTCCACTGAAGTCCAGCAGGAGAAACAACTGAGACTGCATTGTTAGCTGAATCAATGGCAGCCTGGGGCATTTCCATGGTTGTGGTCGTACCCATCTGTGGAGCACTGTTCAAGGTCTGTTTATCAGCATGGGCTAGCTCAACTTGAGATTTGTTGGGAGGCTCAAAATTTACTTGTTGACTCCGTTGAAGCATCCTATGAACAGCAGGTCTGTTTAGATTAACCTGCTTTTGGTGTGTCTTCGATTGTAGCAGTGAATGCTGGTGGTTTGGACCCATGGCCGCTGGCAGGACAGATTGATGCACAGCTGATGGCATATGATCAGAAGGCACCATTTGAGAAATATTATCAGAATGGGGAGCCACTTGTTGCAGTTTCTTTGTAGAAGGGGCTGCAGCCCCAGAAAATATCTTTTGCTGTGGCTCAGAACAATTTGAAGATTGAGAAGAAACGAGAGCTTTAGATTGTTGGACAGGACTCAAACCAGACCTAGAACACAAGCCTTTACCTTGAATCAAGTGCATCATCTGCTCTCTGTTCTTGGCAGCTTGGTTGCCAGGGACCACGCCAAGGCTATTAAGATGAGCAGGATCACCAGAAGGATTCTGATGCACCAGCATGTTCCCTCTTCCCACTCCCTTCGAAAGTTTGGCTTGCTGTTGAGACTGTGTTTGTTGACGTTGCTGAGGGTGGTGCCTGCCAGATTGTTGAAATTGCTGCTGCTGCTGGGGCTGCCGCTGCCGTTGCTTGCCTATCTGTTTGTTCAACCCAGTAGCACCAGGTTGGGGGTTCCTACCAAGCCCATGAGGTGCCAATTGGTGTTTATGTTGTTGCTGCAATGACATAGGAGTCGTTGGTGAAGATGGTGTTAGAGGGGATAGCGAACCTGGCTGAGTAGAAGCCTGAGATTGAATCTGGGAACCATTCTGCAGAGAAGATATGGGAAGTTGGGTCTGAGGTTGGACATTTGGCATCAATGCACTAGATACAGCAAACTGTTGCTgtggctgctgctgctgctgcactTGCCTTTCTTTAGTGAGGCACATGGCATATGCTTGTTGCTGTGACCCAGAAACATGATTGTAACCCTGATGATGAGCATGATGAGAGTTGTTCAGTGCATGGGATTGCTGTGGAGGCATTTGCTGCTGCTGCTGGGGTTGAACTGGATATGAAAAAACAGGTGGTGCAGTTGATTGATTAGTGTAAGCAGAACTCAACCCATTGAACGCAGGAATTCCCTGGCTGTTCCCTTGTTCCTGGATACAATGTCGTTGATTATTTatcataatttcaatgtaaagttaaatatgtataaaaaacCCAAATCAAATGCATTTCTGTACCCAAAACTTTAAAGCATAAGATATGagaataataatttatcaaaatcaaTGCTAAAGAAAGTTTTATTCATATCAACAACTGATTGCAAAATGAATTTTGCTTAGAGATCAGCCAGAACACCATCCAGCCTATTTTAAATTCTTGAACTGGAAATCATTACATCTGAACAATGCAATTATTTAGATACCCAGTGTTCATTTTCATTCTGCTTGTTAGCCAAAGAACTTTCGAAAAAGGTAAATTTTAGGTTTATAGTTGCAAAGAACTCACTATGATGGGATTGTTCGCAGCAAGCAATCCTCAGTCATTCGAAGTTGCAATTACCAATGAGATTAATAAACTATCACAAAGCATTTGATCAACATCTATCGTCCATAATTGACACAAAATATCAAATATGATTTAGACATGTAGGATGGAGATCACCACACTATGGAAATGgcctaacttaaaaataatatacaataatcATTTAGGGAAATATCAATGCCGATAATTGGTTTGTAACAATTAACCATTTGAATAAAAGAAGCACATACTGCAATAATATGTTGAAGCATAGACTTAATCATACTGCTCTTTGAAAAGTAAAAAACTTACTCGCATCATATGCATGGTGTCATGAGGCCTCAACATCGAGTTTCCATGACCAGAACCAGGTCCAGAGGGAATATTTACAGGGCTTGGCATTCCCACCAAATTGGAGAGCATGCAGCTGGAATTCAGCATTGTTGATGATGCCATTCCTCGTAAGCCTGGCCTTGACAAAGACATGCTTCTACTTATCCCACAAGTCATGCCCACACCATTTTTATTGGGTACCATGCGAACCCCACGATCTGATCCGGAAACAGCTCCAGGTAGAGATAAGTTGGACTGCTGCATATTCCTGCCAGAATCCAGGTAAATTTTGATTAAGCTGCTCATCAGCTGGAAAAGATGCTCTAGGCACACCATATCTACCATCCCTAAGTGTAAATATGATCGAAAATTTATGCCATTTGTATGTGAAGTGCATGCATTGAGAAGCAAGCTACACATTAGCTTAGTACCTCATGGATCCATTAAGTGGGGCAGACGCTGATGATATATTACTGCCATGAACCACTCCAGAAGATCCCTGCAGTGATGAATTTGCTCCAGAGGCAGGAGGCATTGATCCCACAACTCCTTGATTTGATATTGCTAAACCACCAGCATGAGAAGCTTGATATCCAACGGGTACGACATCTTGGCTTGATGCAATGACATCACAAAGTTCGAGAGGCCTTTATCCAGACCaaaaagattaaaaatgataaagCACCAGCATAACAGCAAGAACAATGAATAACATTAAAATGCAAAACTAATCAAGATGAATGAATCAACAAGccaaaaagttaataaaattgGGACAGCAAAGCTTACATTAGAACTCCTCCATTTCGGTTATTCGGGCAGATTTTTGAAAGAGCAATAACATGAGAATTGTGGTCTGGCACTATCTGCTTTGGATCCTGGTTATCATGTTTCACAATACACAAAAAGATAGAAAGGCCAAGTCAGGAAAGTTAGGAAGAATCAAGGTGAGATAAACACAAATCTAGGACTGGTTTCAAGTATTAAGATTTGTAGATTTTGATAAACTCCATACGTTTAGCCACACCCCTGAATGCCACAACAATTTGAAACAGAATGTGAAATTTCTCTTACGGTACAATAAATTTaggttgaaattttgttaagagtAAAACCTCCATGTTGAACAAAATGCAGCATACAGTAGGGAACATGTCAAGTTTAAAGACAGCTAAATCCAAAATTCATAATCTCCAATGTAGTAAAAAATACCATGGATGCTGATTAAACCTCTATTCTAAGACTGGAAGCAGAGAAGATGTCACCTTTAACCAACAGAGCACTTCTTTTATTGCTCTTCCACTTATCCAAGGAGCATTAATAGAAACTTTTTTAAGTTAGAGGTAGAGGACAATGAGACTACTGGTCTGCTTTTATCATCTTatcattattttcataatttttgcataGCTTACTGAAAATTCAGCACTTTCATTTCAGTTTTGGAGCACTGACAACCCTGACTACAACATATGCAACATCATCCACATATTTTATCACTAAAAAGGATGACATCACACTGCTGTTGATCATGTAGCCCAAATAGAATGTAAATGTTGTCAGCTCACCTAGTTCCTTGAAGCATAGATTCGAATGTTTCAAAAGAACAGGAGTAGATCAAATCTAGTATATTTTAAGGCCCACACACCTTCAGAAATTAAATTAACATCGCAAAAAATTCTTCGAAAAGCCAATAGTCAGAATTTGCATCAAACTCATAAGAAACTACAAAGTTGAAATTGCCGAAGATAAAGACTAAACTTCAACTAGTTGATTAAATCATATTGATTTGTTCCTAAACTACCTACATGCCAGGTTCTCGAGAGATTAAAGAAATGCATTCTAAAATTCAAATATGTACCTGACTCCGCCGGTACTGTTGTTTCTTGCCAATAagcataattttttcaaaatgcgACTTAAGAATATCCTCTTCCATCGGTCCTTGCAAATGTTGAAACAACTGTCTGGCACTTCCCTGCAAGAAATACAGAAGTACAAATCCATCATAGAAGAAATTAGCTTCATGGAATATGTACCCTATTACTAGATTAACAAAAGATATAAATCTACTAGCTTTTCAAAGAGAGAGGACCTTTGGAATGCCAGGCAATGTATATGACAGAGAACCAGAATCATCAGCACTGTCAGCTCCATCTCCGTTCCTATCCATTAAAATCTTGTGGCGTTCCTTACATTCTTTAGGCTTGCGGAATATGCACTGGATGCATTGAGAAGTTCAGGAGATTGTTGCCCAATGGGGAATGAAGAAAGTGGAAGGGACTAGCAAGGTGAGggtaaaaagaagaaaatagaagTAGGAAGGTTGCCCTAGATATAGAAAGAAATAGACAAATCATTTTGCTCAAAAAGATCAATGAAAGAACGAGTTGCACTTTTAGAGCAATAGACACATCATTGGTTGCAATGCAATTTAGAATTATTTCAGACACATAGGAGTAACAGAATATATCTGTAAAAACATTTTGCTCAAGCGCTAACCTTAAATTGAAGGGTACTGTTGATGGCATCACTTACAATCTCCCAATTTGGACCCATGTCATGTACAAGGACAACAAGTGCCTGAATATTATACAGTAACAACTAAAGACGTGGTTGAAATGCTAACggtgattttaaaataatttcaagaaaaaatttaaaaaatattaacctGATCTTCAAATAGTGACCATGAACCACCAGAACCAGGCAGATCAACAGACATCTGGAAGAAGTTTACATGGTTTCAATAATTAGACCAGAGCTATGACGAATATGAAGCAAATTATCAACCAGACCATAAAAAATGGGTGAAGACAAGATACCTTGTGAGTTTTGGCATTTCTACCCTTGTCACAACCATGAATTAATCTAATGATTTTGCTGGGGtttgacatattagtcttttggGACCCTGCTGGAAAAGGAATGGTTCCACTAGGAGGGAAGTCAAAAGCATTATCAGGTTGTTGCTTCATTATCTTCAGCTTCTTGGCATTATGTTGCCCATATAAATCTAATAAAAAGACATTTGAAAATGTTAAGGGTGTAGAACAAAACACCAGCAGATATATCCCACCAAGTAACCAACAACTAAATCAAATATGAGAAAAAAGTGCTTTACCACTGGTCCCATTAGAATCGAAATGATGACTCTCTAGTCTCTTTTTGGAATAATCCCTCTGCGAAAGAAAGAGCAGCATCACATGTGATTATCAATTAGAAAAGAGCACATAAGACAAAAATTTGGTGAACAAAGGGGAAGAGCGGAAGAACATGCAAATAAAGTTCCATGATCAATCATGAGAAGTAGGATGTCAACTTGGTCTGCATACTATTGTTCTGATGTAAAATTGAAGATGACCTTAAAAACCAGCAATACCTTTGAAAAATGACTCATGCTAAGATCCATAAAAACCTTAACATGGTAATAACACATCCAGACAcggaaaaataaaagattttacaTTCTTAAACAACAAAATGAATATAGTAATCCTTTTAATGGAAACAAAATGATGAAGCAAAgagaataaatttatttatatcaagATGGGCAAGTTGGCatgataaaaataacaaaattcacCTTCTCATTGTGAACAGTAGATTCCAGTTGCCAACTCTGATTGTATGCAGAACCCTACCAGACACAAAATTCAGGCACTTTTAAAAACTATGAAGGCAAATAACAAAACCATCCATGTCAGTTAAAGTAGAAGAACTACATACAAGATTCTTGGCCTTTTTCTTCTTTGTAGGTTTTACCGGTGTTTCCACATGGTCGTATGGAAGCTGCCTTTCAAGGTCCATAATTGATTCAACCTCCATGCTTTTCTGGATCTGGAATCCTTCATTCAAAGCATTCTGATCATCCTGAAAAGAATTAGTATCCCCACTAGAAGCATCTGTTTTTGTCGGACCTTGTAAACCCCCAGCAGCAGGTGCACTGCTAAATGGACTTAAAACCCTCTGCCTGGAACCAGTACGCACACGTTTCATTGGAATTGGATTGACATTTAGACTGCTAGCAGGCCTTTTCCTTATCAACATGGACTGTTGGGCACAGTGTCTATGTGGAAAATCAGCACCCATTTCATAAGGTCTTgcaagatatgattttattttcttcCACTTTTTCTGGTTTAATTTCGATGATTTGCTATCTTCAAAGGCTCCAGGCAAATAGTAAGTACTTGTTTCTCCTTCTTCCTCATCACACTCAAAGTCGTCATATCCAAACTCTGAATTTAAAGAAGAAGTAAGAACAGGAGACCATTGAATGACAAAGAAAGGGAAAATACAAATTATTACCAGCCCCAGCATCATAAACAGATATTTCAACCTCCTCTTGCTTACTACTGCCAGTTTTCTAgggataaaaaaaaaggaaagaagaaagaagagggTTAGTAAGCAAGATGGATCAGAAGTTCCAACAGCTGCTCTCTGTTAAATTAGCATAGATGTATAGTTCCATGATAACTTTGATGTATTTCCAGATGAACAACATCAGTTCAGTCAAGAAGTACGCGCCCTTAATTATATATAGGGGAAACAAAACAAAGGACATGTATAAACTCATTAAAAGGACCTATATTTACCTCAGTCTGTATCAAATAAGATTCAATAGATCTTCGGTAGGTTTCCATGGCACCTAAAGGAACTGCATAGAAGAGGCTTTCCTGAACATGAAGTACATAAAAAAGTAAGAGCAAAGAAcgtaaaaataagaaaacatttcCACAAGATAAGAACAGCAGAACTGAGCATGCAGATTTAAACATTTACAACCGATGAAAAGAGAAATCAAAAAGCAATATTTGAAAGGCAACAATAATGAGT containing:
- the LOC107956230 gene encoding chromatin modification-related protein EAF1 B isoform X3; the protein is MHGCNSGPALLVIAEIGSMGRVVDGGVGIDVKTSPCRAAIEKAQAELRQEYDVREERRRELEFLEKGGNPLDFKFGNAASVSVQSISFTDQQAELLTCEAKGSFAPTISPHGDSIESSGRPRVPAICEPNSADNLLLFDGENELPGCERKSMHPHKRNNVVPSEQSSQINGTRNAKESEDSAIFRPYARRNRSKKNRDGVRSCSTDMVQGQGGHGSLSAHIASKDLKTSTCEKNDQKDKNIPYADTPKSAISNLDLASRMISPDNLSNMECGLAVEETTDQSKCYLSESKVDVTASKSFIDDLPNEPAQLVANGSTVKMASEEPDLVGRKEQVVPTGLESSPGTGAAAANADNETSSNQLNEFIDPNRDMKNIPNEGKNYDAAIETKGLDSESSCTQNSLNTYVNNGNDVCINPENIDSNGKPVEQTSRKEESLNSSIGELAKETNEIKAVDNAAVVPGTITSVSQKHTLSFSIVKVVEEIRSELQNELTCPSNNEVQRSSHAVSEADRKISTVPADNSNSNKETFPSSKPLGSMDNAICEVPEVTLSERTSTPIAETQSFLDNHVKVVDKAHEDSILEEAQIIQAKQKRIAELSVGTSPWKNHQKSHWEFVLEEMTWMANDFAQERLWKMMAAAQISRHVAFTSRLKFEEQHQYSKLKKVALSLANAVMDFWHSAEVLLNRKDASLGPKKSGHDLVHLPANEVPKNMTAKLDMDMNEDQQHFGKNSKLAIQAYALRFLKYSSSSVSSPQAEAPATPDRISDSGIIDISWDENLTEESLFYAVPLGAMETYRRSIESYLIQTEKTGSSKQEEVEISVYDAGAEFGYDDFECDEEEGETSTYYLPGAFEDSKSSKLNQKKWKKIKSYLARPYEMGADFPHRHCAQQSMLIRKRPASSLNVNPIPMKRVRTGSRQRVLSPFSSAPAAGGLQGPTKTDASSGDTNSFQDDQNALNEGFQIQKSMEVESIMDLERQLPYDHVETPVKPTKKKKAKNLGSAYNQSWQLESTVHNEKRDYSKKRLESHHFDSNGTSDLYGQHNAKKLKIMKQQPDNAFDFPPSGTIPFPAGSQKTNMSNPSKIIRLIHGCDKGRNAKTHKMSVDLPGSGGSWSLFEDQALVVLVHDMGPNWEIVSDAINSTLQFKCIFRKPKECKERHKILMDRNGDGADSADDSGSLSYTLPGIPKGSARQLFQHLQGPMEEDILKSHFEKIMLIGKKQQYRRSQDPKQIVPDHNSHVIALSKICPNNRNGGVLMPLELCDVIASSQDVVPVGYQASHAGGLAISNQGVVGSMPPASGANSSLQGSSGVVHGSNISSASAPLNGSMRNMQQSNLSLPGAVSGSDRGVRMVPNKNGVGMTCGISRSMSLSRPGLRGMASSTMLNSSCMLSNLVGMPSPVNIPSGPGSGHGNSMLRPHDTMHMMREQGNSQGIPAFNGLSSAYTNQSTAPPVFSYPVQPQQQQQMPPQQSHALNNSHHAHHQGYNHVSGSQQQAYAMCLTKERQVQQQQQPQQQFAVSSALMPNVQPQTQLPISSLQNGSQIQSQASTQPGSLSPLTPSSPTTPMSLQQQHKHQLAPHGLGRNPQPGATGLNKQIGKQRQRQPQQQQQFQQSGRHHPQQRQQTQSQQQAKLSKGVGRGNMLVHQNPSGDPAHLNSLGVVPGNQAAKNREQMMHLIQAKDIFWGCSPFYKETATSGSPF